A genomic segment from Nicotiana tabacum cultivar K326 chromosome 9, ASM71507v2, whole genome shotgun sequence encodes:
- the LOC107794453 gene encoding uncharacterized protein LOC107794453: MELEKRAKDIFNAFTNQISFVLLFTGGGLIFNPKLPCTAIATFTTLTLISFIVAFLMAYKVLRIKFKRMQPAMDTLDGRKNELADRANVIWTSENARQNAQGQGEQGEPNNDLLHPQELADSVKNRAKVIVDSAGITELKKYNCQLIWAILTCLVVHGSAIYFTAYYSYGYAKEGCKDPMVAVQAI, encoded by the exons ATGGAGCTAGAGAAACGAGCTAAAGACATTTTCAATGCATTCACTAATCAGATCAGCTTTGTTCTATTGTTCACTGGAGGGGGGCTAATTTTCAACCCGAAGCTTCCTTGTACAGCTATTGCTACATTCACAACACTGAcacttatttctttcattgtGGCGTTCCTTATGGCCTATAAGGTATTAAGGATTAAATTTAAACGAATGCAACCTGCTATGGATACTCTGGATGGAAGGAAGAATGAGCTCGCAGATAGAGCAAACGTCATTTGGACATCAGAGAATGCTCGGCAAAATGCACAAGGGCAAGGTGAACAGGGGGAACCTAACAATGATCTCTTACACCCTCAAGAATTGGCAGATTCGGTGAAAAATCGGGCGAAAGTAATAGTAGATTCTGCCGGTATAACTGAGTTGAAAAAGTATAACTGCCAGTTGATATGGGCTATCTTAACATGTTTGGTAGTTCACGGGTCTGCGATCTATTTCACTGCCTACTACTCATATGGCT ATGCTAAGGAAGGGTGTAAAGATCCTATGGTTGCTGTTCAGGCTATATAG